gcttatcgggttttatttttatcgggctagaaatttccgaccataaccctataaatttagcgggctattcgggtcaacccacgggttgcgggctacattgacatccctactcaccttcaaccaactcatttcatttattacacactctaccatttcacttcatttattacacacttcatcatatcacttcattaattacacattcCAACACTTCTTTAAAACCCTAAACTCTATATTGTTTCACAACGTTTGATTGGCGTATTGAATACCTCAATTTAGTTAGGATTGGGCGTCATTTTCGACACAAATATATGGATTAGAAACCTTGGGACGGAATTAGCCCTCTTCTTCCATAAACCAAACTCTCTGCTCCTTAATTGTTGCATAAGATTTCAAATCTTATACAGCTCCGTCCGCAAAATATTatccatattttaattagcacgaattttaagaaattatttgactttgtgaaaacaaataagttgaaaaagctagtggaatataagttccacatttatatattagttttataataaaatgtaaatgcaATAACTTAGTGAAAAGTGAAGTCCATTtatcaaaaatggaaaaaagcaAAGATGGACAACATTACGCGGATGGATCAGAAAGGCAAAAGTAGACATCATTTTACGAACATAGGGTGTACCTCATCAGTTTCGAGCTACCACCGTTCATTCTGCCTAATACTCGTTTGATGGAGtaagaagagaaaaaactaTAAATACAAAGGAACTAATATTCCGTTCATACCTTCATTTCACTCCTATCTCATTCTATAGCATCATATCAAGGCATAATGGTTTCTGAAAACTCGTAGTTCCCAAAAAGTAGgcaaatcaattgaatattctTTCCGAATATTAACTAGGAGTAATTAAGAGAGTTTTATGATAAAGAAACACCCATGCCtgttcacttcatttttacccaCTGAAGATAGAGAATCAATTAGTTGAACAATAACAAAACcacagaaaacaaaaaaaattggtataaTAAAAGATCACTTGCATCTCTTCCACACCTCAATCCTGGACATCGGGGGGAAAATAAGCATAGCTGAAAGGCTACAGAAGATTGCTGGAGACGTGCGCTTCCTCCTACCTTTCAGCGGCAGCAGAGTGCATTTGAGAAACTCAATGATCAATTCTCTCGAAAAAGTACAAGTAACCCATGTCGAGTGGTGGATTCTTCGATATCCCAACTTTATCATCATTGAAAATCACCCACCTACCATCTTTGTATATATGGGCAACATAATGTCCACAGTGTGTAGATGTACCAATGTGGCTCACTAATCCGATGAGTCTGTATCCTGACGAGGTAACACAAAAGCATTAAACAAGAGAATATAAATGGATGCAACTGCAAATTACCACATTTGAAGCTTGTAGGAAAATGGTGCGGTAGCAGCGCACACACAAATTTctgaaatgaatgaaaatcACTAACTTCCTAGCCCATCTGACATAGCAGTATCAACCACATTTCCACTGCTACTCGGTGTTGTATCCATATTTGACGTATCAGCAGGTGGATTAAATATCCATTCAGTAGCCTTCTCTATATCACCACCCtgtgaatattaaaatagtcCATTTCTGAGTAATATAATAGTGCACTTCAGTTGACAGACAAGTTCTACCAAAAGAAATCAATATTCCAAAGTCTGTTAAACAAGATGTTTTACCGATGCCTGTAGAGCTTTACGGGCAACTTCTTCCTCAAACCCAAATGATATCAAAGTCTCAACTTTCGATTGATCAACATGTGGAACATCCTTTTGAGCTTTAGTGACAGGTTCATCGATGTCTGGGGTAATTATCAATGAGCATGTCGCTACaccaaaaatcataaattacaTTAACTTTGTAACACCCTAAGATGGAATACCTGGATCATGCATATGGGAAAGTAACCAATTCATTGCTTCTTCCACTCCAGCATTCATGGTATTGATAGCAGCTTTTTGGCAATGAAGATATTGAAACCCCATTGATGCAAGTTGGTTGACAATGTCCTCATTAGCACTTATCCCGTCATCCTCAGCAGCTGAACATAACAGAGATACAAAATAGCACACGTTAGCAGAGAGACATACAGCAGACTGAGGGCAATGGATAGCCTGGCTTACAGGACAGAAACACATTTAGAGCCTCCAAACCAGATTTAATACAGCTTTATTAAGAAAGCGTGTTACTGATTATGAATGGTTTCATGGAAGCAGCAGTGAAAAACATAATGGAACTTTTACGAACCTTTCATACTTCATAATCAATTATCAATAACAAGGCTTAAAAGATTGTATCATATGATGAAAATCTGAAAGATATTATATTGCGGATATGGAACTAAAATCGGGAAAATTAACTGGATGATCTTCATACACCTAGTTTGAGCTACAATGGCAAAGATTAAGTTGTCCAGATGAGCTCTGAACTAAGAATTCGAGTGAGAAACCCAACACTCATAGAAACAGGATAACTTTCTTTCTCACTTCATTTACAGCTCATAGTGTTTTTATACAGAGGAATCTAATtgaataaaagtataaaactaaaactagGACATGTAACTAAATTATGGCCTATAAGGTAGTAAAATCAAGCTCCAGCTCCAGGATCCATCTCTATAAatcatattcaaataaaagcTGTGTTCAACTATAATCCAGATTAATTTCCTTAGATAATGTATTTGTAAAAGGTAATGAAATTATCAGCATCCAATTTTTCACTTTACAAATATCAGTGAATATTATGCAACACCAAAAATATATGCAGTTGAAAGGGACCAAGTCGCAATTGCTTGTTAAAACAAAAGAAGCATGGTGTTATGGAGATAAATATAATGcacaattcaaatatataaatataaagtgaGTTATCGTGAAAAGATTCCAATTTCCATGTATTTCACCTTCAAAATCAGAAAACTAGAAGATGAAATAAGTAATGATAACTTACCAGCATCAGGTAATAATTCCTCCCCAGATTGAAGACCTTTACTGCGCATAAAACTGATGTCTATGGTATCAGGAACATCAATGTAGACATCTACAGGGCTTGCAAGTTGTAAGTATCATCACAGATAATTCTTGAAAATCTGTAATGAAATAAAACGTGGAAGAGATTTACCAAGTTTTTTTGGGACCCAGCCCTCCTCCAAGACGAATTTTCTCATATGCAATACCAAATAATCAGGAAATGTAGTCAAGCCTACACTTCTGCAAGGAAAACTACATTAGTTACATGTGGAAAACAAGGACAAAATACATATTCTGCCTAGCCTGCTTAATGCTAAATCTTCTTCAGCGCAATTGTATCCAACCTTTATGCATTATGACAAGGAAGAGTACAAAAGCTGAGAGCAGGATGAACAGTTCTAGCAAGTTCAACTCCATGTTTTAACAGTAAAGTGATAAACTGATAGTGTTAGGAGGAGGACACTCACTTGATTGCAGTTGTCTTGGCATTTAATGCACTACTGTAGAAATCATGTAGCTCCTCAGGGGCAGCAAAGCAATCCAAACAGTCCATCAGAGGTACCCTTGGGCGAACAATTTCATCTGATGAACTGTTTCCGAAGATATATTAAGGTATGTGAtggaataaaacaaataccACACAAATAAAAGGGACTCAACTCACAGTTCTTCACCCTTTGTATCCTTCTCAgcttttaacattttgaaaTCTTCTAACTCTTCTGAAACAAttaaagaaatgtaaaaaacaTGGATATAATAGTTAAATCATTCATCATCTTATACTTGTAAGTTGCAATAGTGAAGTGAAACAAACTTACTTATGTTTGTAGCTTTATGGAGTGGAATGTTTAGAGATAGAATGTAGTCACATCTTTTGTTATAAGCAACTTTGCCTGATGGACATTGCAGCCGCTCTTCAACACCAAACTTGAAACTTCTTGAAGGATCCAAGACCTGATTTCCAGTGTTGATCCTCTCAACTTGGTCGATAAGATGTAGGAAGAACTCCAAAGCATCCTACATAAAACCAATTTGTCTATCACCGACATGTATACAGGAACATAACAAGATAGAAAGTatacatatttaaacaaattccTATAAGGAGTTACATCATACCTAAGCTGTACCATAAAGCAGTATAGGCTAATTACAGGAAACAGAAACAACAGACACAAAGGCACTATATCGTATGCATAGTTCatctaaaataatatactgagATTTCCAATCAACCATCCAGTAAAACATAATAAAGACGgaaaacacaaaaatcaaataacataAACCTAAGTTATACACCTGATATCTAAAACCTCAAACCGCATGACTAGTTAACATGCCAAGCTTTTAACATACCTGTTGTCGCATAGTTGAAAATTCAGGATGATTTGCAGCAATTACAGACTTGAACATACGAGGGGGAATTCCTTCTTGTTTCTGAAAATTGAAGGAAGTCAAAACACAGGAAAAGGGCCAGAATGAGTAGTATTGTGGATGACTTGTGGCAATAAATAACTCTTTACTCCCATTCAGCACTGCAAATTATCTtactaacaaaaaatataattgctCTCTCTGTTTCTGGATACACATTTTCCAGCAAGATCTCTTACACATCATCTTACACGTTATTCTCTACTTCCAATGACAAGAAACTAATTTAGGTGGAAGTAAAACAAAGAGTGGCTTACATCAGTCAACGTAGTATGTGCTGAATCTCCTGCATCGTCTTTCTGTGAGGAAATAACAAGGTTATCAGCAGCAGCAGAGAAAGGAACAAAGGCAGAGATAGCACCAATCAGAATGCAGTGAGCATACCTTGGTTGCTGGAATGGAATATCTTCCAGAAAGCAACCCATGGGCTAACTTTGCCCTgcataaaagagaaaaatatcaacCAATGAGCATTGGAAGTGGCACTAATTAATATACACACAACTCCCTCTCTTAATCATAATTCATAGTGCAGTAAAATAAGCTAAGAAAGTTCTAAATAAAATGACCGATAATAACCACCAATGCATGGAAAGTATGCATTGTACTCCAACAACTATTTCAATTCTTGCAATGCCAATTACATTTATATGACACAAAAAACAAACTTTTATCCAATAGTAAACACTTTATCTAAAAGAAGTTACTTACAGTTGGGTATTTAAGTCCACAGTTGGATCAGCTGGAGCTGAATCAAAAGCTGCTTTCAAGCTTTGGTTCAAATAGTATCTAGAAAGTGAATCCAAAGATAAAGGTGGAACCTTCAGAACTAGTAATGATAACAGCAGCTCAACCTCAACGGCTGTCAAAAATTCGACTCcaaataaaactcaaaagtGCAGTAACTGACCTTGAACAGAAGCCATTTGTGGAGAACACAACCTGCATAGTTGCAGCCAAGTAACAACTGCAAAGTAAATATATTAGGAAAGAGTGTTCAAATAATAAGATCACAATGCTTTTACTACAGAGAGGATAGCAACCTGTTGCCAAGATTCACAAGTCCTGTATAACCCGGTCCAAACAGTGGCTCAACTTCTTGACCACTCTCCTGAATGCGGTTCCAATCGAAATTGGTGTTTTGATCAAGTTCTCTCTCCGCAGTTGTCATTTCGGTCTAAACAATTTCACAACCAATTCCATGGTCCGTTATGGTATGACAATatgaacaataaataaaaaacaaaatgctGCTTAGGAATGGAAAAAATTATCAGATAATGACAACTAAGTTCCTAGGGACTAACAAGACAACACCTGTATAAGTTAAACAAGACAAATACTCTAAAGCCTTATACCTTTTGCAAGGATGAAAAGTCTATGCCAAAATGTTGCAGATGCTGTGCTAGAAGTGGGTCTACAACACTTTCATCCTCCACATAAGAGTAAACGTCTGAGCTGCCAAAGTTTGAATTTCATGATTATACATGAAATAAAGCAATGTAGCACCAGAAAAACATAAACCACAAAGATGTGCTTCGATGTTTCTCTGAAGAAATGAAAGTACAAATCCTGAAAGGCTTAAAACAAAAAGCAATTGGTGTATCCAGGAAATAAGTGATCaagttatataaaatatgtcaaggAAACCAAACTTCTGACTACATGTTAAACTACCAGTTATGCCAATCATGcaaatatgtttattttgcagaCTAATTTGAAACCAGCATAGGTAAGACAAGATGATTAACTTAAAACCAATCCTATTGTTctatacaaacaaaaaaacgATAGGCACTGAAAGGCCACATTGGTTTCTCTTCAACATCACTTTAGTCTGCCTGCAgcatttaacaaattaaatagtcACCTCTGCATCTATCAATaatcttaatatatatatatgtgtgtgtgtgtgtgggtgtgtgTGCTGAAAATTAGCATCACAGAATAAAGATTACAGAAACAGATAATTAAACAGAAACATCCTTGCCTCCACCCTCCCCAGGCACAGTCACAAAATAAGCACCGGAGACATTTCAGAAAGCTAGTTGTTCAAGCTAAACATGTtactgaaaatttgaaattatcaGGAAAAGATAATCATGTGCACTCTCAAATCTCAATCACCATTCACTATAGCAAGACTGCAAGAGACAAAAGAACAACTAACTGCAAGCAGGTGGATAATGACGAGAATGCAGGCATTACCTGCTGCCTCAAGATCAGCAGTTATTGTTCCAAGCTTCACAGCAAGGGGATACCCAGTTGTGCTGTAATGATTAACTGCATGGTCATTACCCCCAGTTCCATCCCAATTTCTTCTACCACAGAGGATTGATCCGTCAGTTAAGTTTAACCAAagattttccattttatcaCATTTCTCACACTTCCAGCTGGATGGAGGAACAATCACCCCATTGTTTAGCTGCTTTAATTCCAATGCATGTTTACTGACATGTTTTGTATCAGCAGTCCATACAGCAACTTGTTCTTTCTTCTCAGCACCCACATTCATAATAACAGCATCAACTGCTAATCTGACCTGTGATTTCAACAAATTGAACTTTACCTATCTActcttattataatataattcacAAATTATTAGAAAGGAAAATGCCAGATTACCTTTTCTGGCAAATCTACACATGGAAAGGGAAGGCTAACATAATCCGGTAAAATGACTATTTCATAGCTCTGCTCATATTCTGGGTCATTGTTATCAAATCCTCCTTCAACACCTGCAAACCACAACGCATATTAGCtcatagaaatttaaatagcACACTGATGCCCATGACATGCTCCATGCTAATAGCATAGAAGAACAAGAAAGTCCGCTAAAAGTAAGCACTTTGCATCTGACAATATCAATGAAAAGGCTAAGGATTGAGGAAGGATAAAATAAGAGGAATTCCAAAAACCCTTCAATAAAACACGGTAAAATGGCCTATCATAGTGAGCTCTGTAACGGACAGAATGAGTTTTCAGATAAACGTGTCGAGCTCAACAATTTAACATAATCTCATATTCACCATTATGTATACCAATCTACTCAGTCTAAAAATATCCAATGATCCAATGCTCAAAAATGGCTAAGTTACAAAACTAAGGGTTCTTTTGCAAGCTATAAAGACAGAAATTAGGTGACAAATTTAGATGAACCTGTTATAAGAATGCCGAATATGAAAGGGTCTCCAATTATAAATGCAGTTTAAAAAATACCTATGGCTAGAAGTGTTGGTTTTTTTGATGGTCTGTCTTCAGAAACTgccttttttgtttctttgatgTGCAAATAAACAGGATTCCCACTCTTCTTATAGTTCCAATCCACAAATTCCTTGCCAAAAGCCAGAAACGAATTCATATCTACAAACAATCCACCTTCTGATCTCTGCAAAAACATGAATAAGAAAATCAGCTTTACATAGCGAATGGCTGTGAATAAATCATTGTGGCAAAGTAAATAGTAGCATAGCAGTGTAATCAAAAGTTACCCATGAAATGATAACCTCAATACTTTTTCCACTGCTATGCTTACTTTGCCACAATGATTTATTCACTAAAGACAAACAGCATGGCACTTAGTAACTCCGCATCTTCACACGGAGCTGGATTCTCTACGAAATCCACAAGTGAAGTACTATGAAATTCAAAGCCTATGTGATGTATAATGGTGTAGATGCTTCCCTGCTTCACTATGACTACTGGTCAAGGAACAATAGGACCACAAGAAGTATATTTCATCCTTACTATTAATGTCCGTCAATCCTCAAAATTTTCTCACATCATAATCCCTAATTCAGTAAACAAGCAATCATAGCCTACTATTCAAAACAATACCAATAGAGGAACAAACTTGTTGCCAGTGCATAAAAAATCCCAAACATGACACATTACATATACATAAGCatatccaaaatcaaaattagagCGTGAGGGCAAAACAGCAAATACATACCGGAGTATCAAATGAAATGCAGCATTCATGCTTGTAGATGCGATTGGTCGGTTCCGGAATTCGCAGCCGAGAGAGATTTGATCGGAGCAGCTCCAtaaccttttctttttctaccGCAGCCGATGTTTGGAAAGCAATAGATAAACCGACGAGTTTAGGTGTGTATTGCCCTATGTCTTGGCGACTGAGGCAGTGATGACTGAGGAGACGAGGAAAAGAACAAAGGCGAAGCTTTATGGCCTGTTGGTTGGTGCTATTTACAAACGCGACTTTAGGATAATTTTACAACACGAATATAGGGAATTCCATACTATTTCAGAGAtactcttagagcatccgcagcggtgagAAGGACGGTGCTCGTCCGTCCATGCCGCCGAGCACGGTGTCATCCGTCCGCTGATggagctcgtccgtccgtgccgccgAGCAGCCCTACGTGGCACGCcctgattggccaacggctagccgttggcaaattggtttttttatttttatttttaaaaaaatttgaaatttattttaaataaaaaatttaaataaaaaaaaaatcccacttcccaaaaaattatatccgttttctacccacttttaatttattttttaattttttttccccaaaattcacattttcatctataaatacccccacttcaacaaaaaaaaatcacattctcatctattctatcatcatctacattctctcatcttttttcctcatactctctcatctaaattcccaccacaaGATACACAATGTCTCGGCTCTCCGCGATCACCCAtccggcaatcgcggttggaaccacgtTGGTTCGACTCCGAGGTCGGATTTAGTCCGGAAACGcaatttacggcccctcctcaaacccaaggttcgcaagctccgggtggctaccgtccttaccCGGTGGACGACCTAAACGCCTCCggttcgggtgggcacccgaaccggatcgggagggagcagcagcctctactcctactcctactgcTCCTACCCTCCTCCATTCGTGGcacccgcaccccgtacactccgggtgagatgatgacgatgttcaaagcctacttggccggtctccgaagatccggaaGTTGGCATGAACCAGACCGGGAAAcgtattggtggcgcatcactcatctttacaatgaaacccggccgggggaaccatctatcgcaatgatagtatggttcGCAATTGCATCTTCAGATGTAACGAGGCAATCGGGAAGTTCCAGGGGATTTACCTCCAGGAAGAGCggtcggcggggagcggcacgaacgagctcgacatcatcattgccgccttggcgacggcaattggggttagaggagtagtcttccacgtgtgtaatttttaatttgtaggattttaattatgtatttttttttattttctaggattttaattatgtatttttattttttaggattttaattatgtattttttattttttaatgtatttttataatgtagaaatatttttaataattggaatatttaaattgaataatagaatggtgagactcttgagcttgtccttagctaagagcatggatgtgggtgttgtgctcttagctaaggacaaggagtaaaagtgggtccgggcccacctccgtgctcttagctaagagcacggatggagatgctcttatgttTTTAATTCTGATGAAGGATAAAACGAGTCTCGATTTCGCAGCTTTAAGAGAGGCAcatcattatcattataattatgattataataatgtgtcacctaaaaacataaaaattgaattgtcTAAGTGGTACTTCCTTCGTGTCCTATTTGGTTCGAGgacgagttttaaaaattatataaaaatcggattaaataagttagtggaacgtaagtctcacttatatatatcgattttatacttcatccgttccacaaaagatataaCATTTGTGGaatgacacgggattttaggaggttttggtTTGTGTGttagataaagagagaaaatataatttttatactcttgtgagagagaacttttttcaaaaagagaaatgtgaaatcttttgtgggacaaactaaaaaggaaagtgtgatatcttttgtaggacggagagaataataaaatttgagtggaataagttggtggGACATACGAAGATgtcaaaattaatactacctccgtcccatagaaattgGCCCTTTAGGGTTGGCACGTGTTTTAATGCGtaatttggtaaaataagagagaaagagaaaaagtagtggaaATTGTTTAGTGGATGGTGGACccataaatgaaaaagtaaaaaagaaggagaaaaatgttaccataaatggatatgTGACTATTTGTATGGGACcgacgaaaaaaaaaatatgaccaatttctatgggacggagggagtatgactcttattgtggaatAGATAGAGTagtttatactctctccgtctgaactaagttgagtcgtattcctttttagggTGTCCTAACtgaattgagtcatttcattttttaacaaaaaacaaaacatacaatcactctttactttattccatcacctactttattctctttttatcatttctatttatttatctcttctacttttccacacaaaattttaatcttcGTGTCTAAAAGTTTTGACTTAACCTAGTTGAGACATGGGAGTACAAACTTAGGCTCGGGTATACCAGAATATAAGGAAAATTATTTTAGCTAGCCATAGTCAGTATGTTATCGAATGAACAATCCAacttttatactccctccatccctaaaaaatatgaacatttggttcgatacgagttttaatgcataattggtaaagaaagagagaaatagaaagaaaagttaaataaagtattgttagtgaagaatgaggctcacctcattagagagaaaagcgtttccaaaattagaaagttcatactttacTGGGAtagactaaaaagaaaatagttcatatttttcagagACGGAGAGAGAAATTTTTCAGGTGATAGCATTATAATTATGCATCTCTGTGAAGGACGCGAAATCAGAAGACGGCTTACTCTTtctcgaaaataaaataaaatctctcAAACATAGAATTTTGTCCATGTTTTCTAAATTGTCTACGTTTTAGCACTAAGTATAAATAACTCCCTTAGCTCATTTTATAGTTAGTTGAATGTTGAACTTTGTAAAGACTCTTATGAGCAAATTTATCTTCTTTCGTGAGATGTTATCCAGGTGCTTGTTAAATTCTTTGTGATTAATCAAGTAGATGTATACTTTCATGGTTAAACATAGTCATGATTGTGGAACCAATGCAGCTTACTTTGGTGAAAGTAGCCTAGAGTTCATTACTTCTTTTAGTTGAAGAAAGTCTTGGCTCCTATGTACCCAAGAGGGTTCCTACTAAGACACCTTCTACCATTTCTTCCCTTGCTATCAATCATagaaatgaaatcaatcaagGAATAATAATTCCATTCCTTTTGTATTTCTTGTgcttagaccatctccaaccattccactaaactcaaacctattttagtgtaaatctcacactaaatattgattttgctccaaccatttacactaaactcaaacccaaaagaatattcttcacccactaactttttaaacttTTCAATCATagctatatatttttatctatattacACACTAACCCCATGACACTTTGtcaatatcttaaattaaattaaataatagtataatataagATTTACCGGGTTATTATtagattatgtttttattagttgttgcaattttaattattagtcttctatttttattttatgtattgttttaattactaatgtttaactatttatgttatatttgatagcatattttatttgaatatattaatgtccgtatagtatttaattaactaataaaataattattttcatactaTATGTACCGTTAGTAATTAAACTGTACAATAAAATTGGGTTCCGTAGGAAAAAAGGGACGGctcttatataaataatagatactagttttttttccaatatattgaataatataatattaatatgggCCAGCCCATTTAAtaactaaatcaaatattaataagattaaattaggttaattcacattttcatcttctccacGCCACTTTCTGCAAtctgtaagttttttttttgtctgtattttaatttctcttttttctcttcttctatccttctcttcttctattttgttaaatatgaattgatttgGACTTGAATGCAATTACTCAAACTATGAAAAGTGTTTTTGGTATACTTTTAGTGCAAACctaaagataggtattttttcttcaaaaacctaTAATGAGGTTGGTTTTGCAGTACTGTTGGAGAGATTATCCTACTGCATTTTAGGTTTTGCAATACTGTTGAAGATGCTCTTAGAAcatctccaaccattccactaaactcaaactcattttagtgtaaatcttacactaaatattgattttactccaaccatttacacaaaactcaaacttaa
The genomic region above belongs to Salvia hispanica cultivar TCC Black 2014 chromosome 3, UniMelb_Shisp_WGS_1.0, whole genome shotgun sequence and contains:
- the LOC125214779 gene encoding ubiquitin carboxyl-terminal hydrolase 14-like; the encoded protein is MELLRSNLSRLRIPEPTNRIYKHECCISFDTPRSEGGLFVDMNSFLAFGKEFVDWNYKKSGNPVYLHIKETKKAVSEDRPSKKPTLLAIGVEGGFDNNDPEYEQSYEIVILPDYVSLPFPCVDLPEKVRLAVDAVIMNVGAEKKEQVAVWTADTKHVSKHALELKQLNNGVIVPPSSWKCEKCDKMENLWLNLTDGSILCGRRNWDGTGGNDHAVNHYSTTGYPLAVKLGTITADLEAADVYSYVEDESVVDPLLAQHLQHFGIDFSSLQKTEMTTAERELDQNTNFDWNRIQESGQEVEPLFGPGYTGLVNLGNSCYLAATMQVVFSTNGFCSRYYLNQSLKAAFDSAPADPTVDLNTQLAKLAHGLLSGRYSIPATKKDDAGDSAHTTLTDKQEGIPPRMFKSVIAANHPEFSTMRQQDALEFFLHLIDQVERINTGNQVLDPSRSFKFGVEERLQCPSGKVAYNKRCDYILSLNIPLHKATNIKELEDFKMLKAEKDTKGEELSSDEIVRPRVPLMDCLDCFAAPEELHDFYSSALNAKTTAIKSVGLTTFPDYLVLHMRKFVLEEGWVPKKLDVYIDVPDTIDISFMRSKGLQSGEELLPDAAAEDDGISANEDIVNQLASMGFQYLHCQKAAINTMNAGVEEAMNWLLSHMHDPDIDEPVTKAQKDVPHVDQSKVETLISFGFEEEVARKALQASGGDIEKATEWIFNPPADTSNMDTTPSSSGNVVDTAMSDGLGRYRLIGLVSHIGTSTHCGHYVAHIYKDGRWVIFNDDKVGISKNPPLDMGYLYFFERIDH